Proteins from a genomic interval of Nasonia vitripennis strain AsymCx chromosome 3, Nvit_psr_1.1, whole genome shotgun sequence:
- the Mrjpl2 gene encoding major royal jelly protein-like 2 isoform X2, with the protein MKYLLLALALATLSLTSAANVKPRPKPNLKSVYEWKYIDYLWESETQKQEFVKSGKYDHKNLIPIDVDKAKDGRVFVTVVGVKGSAPATLTKVSDKVGPSGHLLAPYPDWSWYTKSDCQRITAVYRVAIDPCNKLWVLDSGVVDGVQVCPARLLTFDLDTDQMVGKLTIPEDIARDPETGKGLLVTPIVDNDGPLCANTTVYMTDEEGSGLVVWNSVRLFRLKSEVFQPEEEHANIKIKDTSFHAKKGISGAALSPRIFPQTTRFFTFRPLASRSLYSSDTRVIKRSTYGDKIKFYKGLDVLPSQTPAQAFSSEGTLFYGLTEQIAIGCWNRYNKMIPKHFQIVAADEERLQYASGMKVIPKVVTQSPEELWVLTNKMHEVLNGSCDYDKVNFRILKSSITELITGTDCEMPDAAKQMLEEALDKEQVEK; encoded by the exons CTCTAAGCTTAACATCGGCTGCAAATGTCAAGCCTCGTCCCAAGCCGAATCTCAAATCAGTTTATGAATGGAAGTACATCGATTACTTATGGGAGTCGGAAACACAAAAACAAGAATTTGTCAAGAGCGGAAAGTACGATCACAAGAACCTGATCCCCATCGACGTTGACAAAGCTAAAG ATGGACGTGTGTTCGTGACGGTTGTCGGTGTCAAGGGTAGTGCCCCAGCTACTTTAACGAAGGTATCCGACAAAGTTGGTCCATCTGGTCATCTTCTGGCACCCTACCCAGACTGGTCTTGGTACACCAAGAGTGATTGCCAGAGAATCACTGCTGTGTATCGCGTTGCC ATCGATCCCTGCAACAAATTATGGGTCTTGGATTCCGGTGTTGTCGACGGTGTTCAAGTCTGCCCAGCGCGATTGCTGACCTTCGATTTGGATACTGACCAAATGGTCGGCAAATTAACCATCCCAGAAGACATCGCTCGCGATCCAGAAACCGGCAAGGGACTCCTCGTTACACCTATTGTTGACAACGATGGACCTCTGTGCGCCAACACGACG GTTTACATGACCGACGAAGAAGGCAGTGGTTTAGTCGTATGGAACAGCGTCCGTCTTTTCCGTCTCAAGAGCGAAGTGTTCCAACCTGAAGAAGAACATGCCAACATCAAAATCAAAGACACGAGCTTCCACGCCAAAAAGGGTATTTCCGGAGCTGCGTTATCCCCGAGGATTTTTCCACAAACGACTCGATTCTTCACCTTCAGACCTCTGGCCTCccgatctctctactcttCCGATACGCGAGTCATCAAGCGCAGCACTTACGGCGACAAAATCAAGTTCTACAAGGGACTCGATGTTCTACCCAGCCAAACACCTGCCCAGGCCTTCTCCTCCGAGGGTACACTCTTCTACGGACTTACCGAGCAAATTGCTATCGGTTGCTGGAACCGATACAACAAGATGATTCCCAAGCACTTT CAAATCGTAGCAGCTGATGAGGAACGTTTGCAATACGCCAGTGGAATGAAGGTGATACCCAAGGTGGTAACCCAGTCTCCCGAGGAATTGTGGGTTTTGACTAACAAAATGCACGAGGTACTCAATGGATCATGCGATTACGATAAAGTCAACTTCAGGATCCTCAAGAGCTCAATCACTGAGCTCATAACTGGAACCGATTGCGAAATGCCTGACGCGGCCAAACAAATGCTCGAAGAAGCTCTTGACAAAGAGCAAGtggaaaagtaa
- the Mrjpl2 gene encoding major royal jelly protein-like 2 isoform X1 produces the protein MKYLLLALALATLSLTSAANVKPRPKPNLKSVYEWKYIDYLWESETQKQEFVKSGKYDHKNLIPIDVDKAKDGRVFVTVVGVKGSAPATLTKVSDKVGPSGHLLAPYPDWSWYTKSDCQRITAVYRVAIDPCNKLWVLDSGVVDGVQVCPARLLTFDLDTDQMVGKLTIPEDIARDPETGKGLLVTPIVDNDGPLCANTTVYMTDEEGSGLVVWNSVRLFRLKSEVFQPEEEHANIKIKDTSFHAKKGISGAALSPRIFPQTTRFFTFRPLASRSLYSSDTRVIKRSTYGDKIKFYKGLDVLPSQTPAQAFSSEGTLFYGLTEQIAIGCWNRYNKMIPKHFQIVAADEERLQYASGMKVIPKVVTQSPEELWVLTNKMHEVLNGSCDYDKVNFRILKSSITELITGTDCEMPDAAKQMLEEALDKEQVENGEDEATIWEVIKEAI, from the exons CTCTAAGCTTAACATCGGCTGCAAATGTCAAGCCTCGTCCCAAGCCGAATCTCAAATCAGTTTATGAATGGAAGTACATCGATTACTTATGGGAGTCGGAAACACAAAAACAAGAATTTGTCAAGAGCGGAAAGTACGATCACAAGAACCTGATCCCCATCGACGTTGACAAAGCTAAAG ATGGACGTGTGTTCGTGACGGTTGTCGGTGTCAAGGGTAGTGCCCCAGCTACTTTAACGAAGGTATCCGACAAAGTTGGTCCATCTGGTCATCTTCTGGCACCCTACCCAGACTGGTCTTGGTACACCAAGAGTGATTGCCAGAGAATCACTGCTGTGTATCGCGTTGCC ATCGATCCCTGCAACAAATTATGGGTCTTGGATTCCGGTGTTGTCGACGGTGTTCAAGTCTGCCCAGCGCGATTGCTGACCTTCGATTTGGATACTGACCAAATGGTCGGCAAATTAACCATCCCAGAAGACATCGCTCGCGATCCAGAAACCGGCAAGGGACTCCTCGTTACACCTATTGTTGACAACGATGGACCTCTGTGCGCCAACACGACG GTTTACATGACCGACGAAGAAGGCAGTGGTTTAGTCGTATGGAACAGCGTCCGTCTTTTCCGTCTCAAGAGCGAAGTGTTCCAACCTGAAGAAGAACATGCCAACATCAAAATCAAAGACACGAGCTTCCACGCCAAAAAGGGTATTTCCGGAGCTGCGTTATCCCCGAGGATTTTTCCACAAACGACTCGATTCTTCACCTTCAGACCTCTGGCCTCccgatctctctactcttCCGATACGCGAGTCATCAAGCGCAGCACTTACGGCGACAAAATCAAGTTCTACAAGGGACTCGATGTTCTACCCAGCCAAACACCTGCCCAGGCCTTCTCCTCCGAGGGTACACTCTTCTACGGACTTACCGAGCAAATTGCTATCGGTTGCTGGAACCGATACAACAAGATGATTCCCAAGCACTTT CAAATCGTAGCAGCTGATGAGGAACGTTTGCAATACGCCAGTGGAATGAAGGTGATACCCAAGGTGGTAACCCAGTCTCCCGAGGAATTGTGGGTTTTGACTAACAAAATGCACGAGGTACTCAATGGATCATGCGATTACGATAAAGTCAACTTCAGGATCCTCAAGAGCTCAATCACTGAGCTCATAACTGGAACCGATTGCGAAATGCCTGACGCGGCCAAACAAATGCTCGAAGAAGCTCTTGACAAAGAGCAAGtggaaaa TGGCGAAGACGAAGCAACTATCTGGGAAGTCATCAAAGAGGCTATATAG
- the Mrjpl2 gene encoding major royal jelly protein-like 2 precursor → MKYLLLALALATLSLTSAANVKPRPKPNLKSVYEWKYIDYLWESETQKQEFVKSGKYDHKNLIPIDVDKAKDGRVFVTVVGVKGSAPATLTKVSDKVGPSGHLLAPYPDWSWYTKSDCQRITAVYRVAIDPCNKLWVLDSGVVDGVQVCPARLLTFDLDTDQMVGKLTIPEDIARDPETGKGLLVTPIVDNDGPLCANTTVVYMTDEEGSGLVVWNSVRLFRLKSEVFQPEEEHANIKIKDTSFHAKKGISGAALSPRIFPQTTRFFTFRPLASRSLYSSDTRVIKRSTYGDKIKFYKGLDVLPSQTPAQAFSSEGTLFYGLTEQIAIGCWNRYNKMIPKHFQIVAADEERLQYASGMKVIPKVVTQSPEELWVLTNKMHEVLNGSCDYDKVNFRILKSSITELITGTDCEMPDAAKQMLEEALDKEQVEK, encoded by the exons CTCTAAGCTTAACATCGGCTGCAAATGTCAAGCCTCGTCCCAAGCCGAATCTCAAATCAGTTTATGAATGGAAGTACATCGATTACTTATGGGAGTCGGAAACACAAAAACAAGAATTTGTCAAGAGCGGAAAGTACGATCACAAGAACCTGATCCCCATCGACGTTGACAAAGCTAAAG ATGGACGTGTGTTCGTGACGGTTGTCGGTGTCAAGGGTAGTGCCCCAGCTACTTTAACGAAGGTATCCGACAAAGTTGGTCCATCTGGTCATCTTCTGGCACCCTACCCAGACTGGTCTTGGTACACCAAGAGTGATTGCCAGAGAATCACTGCTGTGTATCGCGTTGCC ATCGATCCCTGCAACAAATTATGGGTCTTGGATTCCGGTGTTGTCGACGGTGTTCAAGTCTGCCCAGCGCGATTGCTGACCTTCGATTTGGATACTGACCAAATGGTCGGCAAATTAACCATCCCAGAAGACATCGCTCGCGATCCAGAAACCGGCAAGGGACTCCTCGTTACACCTATTGTTGACAACGATGGACCTCTGTGCGCCAACACGACGGTA GTTTACATGACCGACGAAGAAGGCAGTGGTTTAGTCGTATGGAACAGCGTCCGTCTTTTCCGTCTCAAGAGCGAAGTGTTCCAACCTGAAGAAGAACATGCCAACATCAAAATCAAAGACACGAGCTTCCACGCCAAAAAGGGTATTTCCGGAGCTGCGTTATCCCCGAGGATTTTTCCACAAACGACTCGATTCTTCACCTTCAGACCTCTGGCCTCccgatctctctactcttCCGATACGCGAGTCATCAAGCGCAGCACTTACGGCGACAAAATCAAGTTCTACAAGGGACTCGATGTTCTACCCAGCCAAACACCTGCCCAGGCCTTCTCCTCCGAGGGTACACTCTTCTACGGACTTACCGAGCAAATTGCTATCGGTTGCTGGAACCGATACAACAAGATGATTCCCAAGCACTTT CAAATCGTAGCAGCTGATGAGGAACGTTTGCAATACGCCAGTGGAATGAAGGTGATACCCAAGGTGGTAACCCAGTCTCCCGAGGAATTGTGGGTTTTGACTAACAAAATGCACGAGGTACTCAATGGATCATGCGATTACGATAAAGTCAACTTCAGGATCCTCAAGAGCTCAATCACTGAGCTCATAACTGGAACCGATTGCGAAATGCCTGACGCGGCCAAACAAATGCTCGAAGAAGCTCTTGACAAAGAGCAAGtggaaaagtaa